TAATCCATGATGATGTTTTAGCAACGGGAGGAACAGTAAAAGCGGTTTGTGAATTAGTAGAACGATTGGGTGGTGAAATTGTACAATGCAATTTTTTGATGGAATTAGCTTTTTTAAAAGGTAGAGCTAAAATCAAAGGGAACGAAATCTTCTCGGCGATTACCTATTGATTTATGGCTCTAATGGTAATATAATACCGGTAACCTATAATAGCCATCTGCCATTTTTTAGCTTTAGAAATATCCAATCTTTGTTTAGTAAAACTGGGTAATATGATTTCGTTAACTTTGGCTAGAATTTTAAACATAGATATTTTTTTTTTCAAAGATATAAAAAAAGACGGTCTTGATGAGAGACCGTCTTTTTTGGTTTTATAAAATGGTATTTATTTTTGTTGCTTTAAATTGGATTGATATTCTTGCATTTGCTGTTCGTAAATTTTCATTTTTTTGTCAAAAGCTTCCATTTCTTTATTGAAAGGTTCCATCTGCTTGTCAAACTCCTCCATTTGTTTGTCGAACTCTTCCATTTGAGGTTCTAGTTTTTCCATTTTAGCATCAAATTCTTCCATTTTCTTTTCAAACTCTTTCCAAGCTTTTTTGTCACCATTTATTGGACTGCCTTTTGGTGCTTTCGGTGCTTTTGGAAAAGTAGGTGGTTTAGGACTTTTAAATTTAAAAGTTGGAGGTGTTGGTGGAATTGGAGGTGTTGGAGCATCAGAATTATTAAAAATTTCATTTGAATTTTTTGTAATTATTCGAATCGTTTTCTCATTTTTATTGACATCCATTTTATCAATAGTGTTTTGGTCAAGTAGCAATAATTCTTTTTTATCTACTTTTTTATCATTGATATAGATTTCATTTTCAAGAAGTGTTTTATTGAATTTTTTAGTTACAATTCTGATTTCTTGCTTGCTTGTATTTTTTATTACATCCATGCTTTCAATTTCATTTGGATCTAATTTGTCCATGTCATCTTTGCTAACTTTTGCACCGTCAATAAAAATTTCTTTAGTGATAGAAACTACATCATTTTCTGAATCAACATCTTTTTCTACATCTTCTATTTTATTGTTTTTTGCGACATTAACAATGCTTACTTTACCGGATAAATCACCTTTAATGTAAAATGGATTTATGGGATTATTGCTATGTTGTTGTTTGTAGGTCTCATTGCCATATATATTTTTGTTATGGTTTACAGTAATTCCTATAATTTCATTGTCAGAATTACGTTCTATTTCAGAAAAAATAAGATCGCAATTGTATTCTTTTTTGAATAACTCCACTTGTTTTTTTAATTCTTCATCCGAAAAATTTTTGTCAATAGTAATAATAATTTCACCTTTAGTTTGGGTTTCATTCGGACTCTTTTTTTCCTGTGCAATAGTTTTGATTTGGAATAAAAGAACAAAGCCTACTAATGCCGGAAGTATTAAAGTGTACTTCCAAGAGTTCCATTTTTTTGATTGATTTTTGTTTAACATAACGATTCGTTTTTTGATTAATGATTGATAAAAATGATTGGTAATGGCAACACAATTTTCTTGTGTTGTTATTTTTAAAAGTGTGATTTGATAGGCTTTTTTATCAGATATTTTTTTTAATGCTTCACTGTCAGCAATGAATTCAAGGTTTTGCAAAATGGATTTTTTATAGTACCAAACAAATGGGTTGAACCAAAAAACTACACAAAACAATCTTGAAATAAGGACATCAATGGTGTGAAACTGTTCGCTATGAACTTTTTCGTGTTCTAAAATGTTTTCTAATTCGGAAGCATTATATAATGTTGAATTGTAAACGATTGTATTGAAATAAGAAAAAGGAGCAAGATTCTCGGTAATGTCAACAAACTTATAGTCAGCTTGTTTTTGAATGGTTTTTCCTTTCAAAATGCTGTTTAAGCTAAAAAAATCAAAAGCAAATTTGGCAAGAAATAATACTGTTCCAACCGAATAAGTTATTATTAAAATAAGAGGCAAATAATCTTCAAATGTTTTTTCTTGGATATAATTTGTTGTTGGGATATTTGCCCAGTTAATGTTAGATGGAGTGGGTTCAATCCAAATTATTTTGGTAATAACAAGTAAAGGTAAAAGGATTGAAGTAAATAAACCAGCTAATAGAAACCAACGATTACTGTTGAAAAAGGTTTCTTTTCGAAGCATAAAAAAATAGGCTAAATAAAATAAACCAATTAACCCACTGGATTTGATTAGATAAATAAAAAGTGATTCCATACTATTGTGTTAGAAGGTTATTTTATGCTTTTAATTGATAAAATTATTTTTCTTCTTTCTGGCTTTCAATCATCGCTAAAATTTCACGCAACTCATCTGCCGAAATTTTTTCTTCTTTTGCAAAAAAGGAAACCATATTTTTATAAGAGCTGTTAAAATAAGTGTCAATAGCAGTATTTATGAAGCGTTTTCTGTAATCTTCGATACTCACTATTGGGTAGTATTGGTGTGTATTTCCAAAAGCATTATGTGACACAAATCCTTTTTCTTCTAGATTTCTAACTATAGTTGAAAGTGTATTGTAATGGGGTTGCTCATCTGTTATTGCCGCCATAATTTCTTTTACGAATGCTTTTTTAAGCTTCCATAAAATTTGCATGATTTCTTCTTCTTTATTTGTAAGTTTTTGCATGATTTTATTATTTGAATCAAACTTACAACTATATTTTTAGTTGACAAACTATAAATATAGTTATTTAACTATTTTTTAAGTTTTAAAGAAAAGTGTTTAGGAAAATTAATCGTTTTGTCTTTCTAATGCTAAAATTTTTTGTAACCAAAAACAGCAGCCAAAAGCAATAAAACCGCAAGTTCCCATGATGAACCAATTTATTTGATATCCGAAATGACCTATAATTTCTAATCCAATTTTTGAACTTACAATATGTGCTAAGCTAAAAGTCATCGTGTATAATGCCATATAGCGTCCTTCATGTCCTTTTGGGGCTCTGCTTAAGGCAAAAGCATTCGAAAAAGGGAAAACAAATATTTCTCCAAAAGTGATAAAGACAATACTTATAATTAAAATGATTACCCAATAATCCAGCAAAAGGATGTAAAAACTAACCGCAATTAATAGTGAACCCCAGAGGATAATTCGGATTCTATCAATTTGTTTTCGCTCCATAAAACTCACTAAAGGCATTTCGAATAAAAAAACTAAAAACCCATTTAAAGAGATTAAGAGACCTGTTTGTACTTCGGATAAACCAAAATGTTCATGATGGAATAAAGGTAAGGTTGTGAAAATTTGAAAAAACAACATGGCGCTTATAAAACTGATAAACTGGAATATCCAAAATGGTTTATCTTTAAAAACAGATTTAGATTTAATTATGACTGGAGTTTGTTCATGAGGCGCAAGCGACTCTTTTTTCTTTTCTTTTACAAAAAGGGCAAATATTAAAATTGCGATAATACAGGTACTTCCATCAATCCAAAATAATCCTTGATATCCAATGCCTAAAATGATAAGTCCACCAAGTGTAGGTCCTGCAGCAAATCCTAAATTTACAGATAAACGAACTAAAGACAAGGCTCTAACACGGTTTTCAGGTTTTGCATAAACGCTTAATGAAACAAACATTGCTGGTCTAAACATATCGGCAATGGTCATTATCAGGAACATTCCGAAACATAATCCCCAAAAAGAAGTTATATATTGTAATATGAAAAATAATAATCCACTGGTAAAAAGACTGAAAATCATAATTTTATAGAACCCGATTTTGTCTGATAATTTGCCTCCCAACCACGAACCAAGCATAGAACCAATACCAAACGAAACCATAATCCATCCCACTTCACTATAAGTAAAGTGCAAGTTTTCCTTTAGATATTTAGATAAAAAAGGCAAAACCATGGTGCCAGCACGGTTAATAAAAGTAATGAGTGCTAGAATCCAAACTTCACGCCTAAAACCTTTAAAATTATTTATGTAACGTTGAATTGCAGTTTTGAGCATGAATAAAGATATATTTTCACAAAGGTAAATAACTTTGTAGGTTTGCGTCATTGTGTCATTATAACTTTTAAACTATTTTTGCTTAAAATTTATAAGATGAGAACACTAGTAATTTTATTTTTTTTGGTTCAAGTATATTTTGGCTCAGCCCAAAATAAATTTAATAGTGCTTCAGTCAAAAAGTTTCAAAAAGAGTTGAATGCAGAATATGCAGATCCTAAAACAAGTCCATTGGATCCAGAAGATTTAGCAACTTTTAAAACCTTGGATTTTTATCCAATAAATAAAAAATTCTTTGTGAAAGCAAGGTTTGTTCGAACCGAAAATGAAAAATCATTTGAGATGCAAACCTCAACGGATAGAAAACCTATGTATGTTAAGTATGGTGAAGTTTACTTTACTATTGACGGCAAAAAATTAAAACTTAATATTTATAGAAATATTGAACTTTCGAAAAAAGAGGAATACAAAGACTATTTATTTTTACCTTTTTCTGATTTGTGTTCTGGAAAAGAAAGCTACATAGGAGGGAAATATATTGATATGAAAGTACCTAAAGGAAATACGATTACTATCGATTTTAACACATCATATAATCCGTATTGCGCTTATAGTCATAAATATTCATGCCCTAAAGTACCTTTAGAAAATGATTTAAATATAGCGATAAAAGCAGGAGTTAAAAAATTTCATGATTAATGGAATATTTCAATTTACATACCCACATATATACCAATCAACCTAATATATTAGAATTGGTTAATCAATATCCTTACGAATTTGATGGGTCAATTACGTTTTATTCTACTGGGATTCATCCTTGGTATATTGACGAAAACCGCTTGGAATCTGACTTGCAGATAATTGAAAGTAAGCTCAAAGAATCTAATTGTCTGGCCCTAGGCGAATGTGGTTTAGATAAACGCATCGATATTCCAATGGATTTGCAACAATCTGTTTTTGAAAAGCAATTATTTTTAGCTCAAAAATACCAAAAACCAGTTGTGATACATTGTGTCGCAGCTTTTCAAGAATTGATTGATATTATTAGAAAAGAGAATATTACAGTGCCAATTTTGATTCATGGGTTTTCCAAAAGTGAACAATTAGCTAAACAATTATTGGATAATGGTTTTTATATTTCGTTTGGAAAGTATTTATTACGAAATCCAGAAATAGAGTTGGTTTTTAAAAACATACCAAACGATCGATTTTTTTTAGAAACAGATACAATCGATGAAGGAATACAGGCTGTTTACGCATTAGCAGCAAAATATAAAGGAGTTTCGGTAGAAGAAATTCAGGAAATAATAAGAACTAATTTTAATAAAGTTTTTAAAATTCAATTTTAAACAGAAAAACAAATTTTGAAGTATTCAGCTTTAATATTAAACTTTAAACAAGAAAAAAATGGCAGAATGGACAGAAAGAGCCGAACTTTTATTTAAAAAAGAAGGATTAAATAAATTGCAAAATGCAAAAGTATTGGTTGTAGGATTGGGTGGTGTAGGATCATTTGCTGCCGAATTTTTAGCCAGAGCTGGAGTAGGAACAATGACTATTGTTGATGGGGATGTGGTTGATATTACAAACATTAATCGACAATTACCAGCCTTGCATTCTACTGTTGGACAGCCAAAAGTTACTATTGTTGGAGATCGATTAATGGATATTAATCCAGAATTGAAGTTAACACGTGTACAAGAATTTTTATCACCAGAACGCGCATTTGAAATTGTTTCAGATGAATTTGATTATGTTTTGGACTGTATTGATAGTGTAACGCCAAAACTAAATTTGATTATTGCAGCCAAAAGAAAAAGAGTTAAAATCATAAGCAGTATGGGTGCTGGAGGCAAAATGGAAGCAGCCAAAGTGAAGGTATCAGATATTTCGAATACGGTTAACTGTTTTTTTTCAAAGACAATTAGACGACGTTTAAAAGAAGTTAAAATTGATAAATTGAAAGTTGTTTTTTCTTCGGAAATCCAAGATGAAAGCAGCCTCAGAATGACTGATGGTTCTAATTTCAAAAAATCATTTTATGGGACCAATAGTTATATGCCAGGTTTATTTGGTTTATATGCTGCGGAAACTGTAATTCGTTATTTGCTTAAAAAAGAATAATTCTTTTTTTTAATTAAAAATCTTAAAATCTAAAACAATACAATGATACAAACAGTAATTTTCGACATGGATGGTGTAATTGTCGACACAGAACCCGTACACCATTATGCCTATTACAAACAATTTGATGAACTTAAAATAGTGGTTCCAGAAGAAATGTACACTTCTTTTACAGGATTTTCAACCAGAAATACATTTCAAACTTTGAAAGAAGCTTTTCAGCTTGAACATAATGTTGAAGATTTAATTCAAAGAAAAAGAACCATTTTTAATGATGCTTTTGATAGTAAAGAAGATTTAGATTTATTAGAAGGAGTCAAAGATTTAATCAAAGATTTGCATGCAAACGGTATTCAATTGATTGTTGCTTCTTCGGCATCAAAAGTTACTATTGATCGCGTTTTTACTCGTTTTGGGTTACATGATTATTTTACTCATATTGTAAGTGGCGAAGATTTTCCAAAATCAAAACCACATCCAGCTATTTTTGAGCATGCAGCTTCTTTATCTATTGCTCCAAAGGAAAATTGCATTGTAATTGAAGACAGTACAAATGGTGTAAAAGCGGCAAAGGCTGCTGGGATTTTATGTATTGGTTACAATAGCCTTCACTCTAAAGATCAGGATTTATCTGAAGCTGACACAATTATAA
Above is a window of Flavobacterium sp. 123 DNA encoding:
- a CDS encoding SsrA-binding protein; the protein is MFKILAKVNEIILPSFTKQRLDISKAKKWQMAIIGYRYYITIRAINQ
- a CDS encoding M56 family metallopeptidase; the protein is MESLFIYLIKSSGLIGLFYLAYFFMLRKETFFNSNRWFLLAGLFTSILLPLLVITKIIWIEPTPSNINWANIPTTNYIQEKTFEDYLPLILIITYSVGTVLFLAKFAFDFFSLNSILKGKTIQKQADYKFVDITENLAPFSYFNTIVYNSTLYNASELENILEHEKVHSEQFHTIDVLISRLFCVVFWFNPFVWYYKKSILQNLEFIADSEALKKISDKKAYQITLLKITTQENCVAITNHFYQSLIKKRIVMLNKNQSKKWNSWKYTLILPALVGFVLLFQIKTIAQEKKSPNETQTKGEIIITIDKNFSDEELKKQVELFKKEYNCDLIFSEIERNSDNEIIGITVNHNKNIYGNETYKQQHSNNPINPFYIKGDLSGKVSIVNVAKNNKIEDVEKDVDSENDVVSITKEIFIDGAKVSKDDMDKLDPNEIESMDVIKNTSKQEIRIVTKKFNKTLLENEIYINDKKVDKKELLLLDQNTIDKMDVNKNEKTIRIITKNSNEIFNNSDAPTPPIPPTPPTFKFKSPKPPTFPKAPKAPKGSPINGDKKAWKEFEKKMEEFDAKMEKLEPQMEEFDKQMEEFDKQMEPFNKEMEAFDKKMKIYEQQMQEYQSNLKQQK
- a CDS encoding BlaI/MecI/CopY family transcriptional regulator, with protein sequence MQKLTNKEEEIMQILWKLKKAFVKEIMAAITDEQPHYNTLSTIVRNLEEKGFVSHNAFGNTHQYYPIVSIEDYRKRFINTAIDTYFNSSYKNMVSFFAKEEKISADELREILAMIESQKEEK
- a CDS encoding MFS transporter, which gives rise to MLKTAIQRYINNFKGFRREVWILALITFINRAGTMVLPFLSKYLKENLHFTYSEVGWIMVSFGIGSMLGSWLGGKLSDKIGFYKIMIFSLFTSGLLFFILQYITSFWGLCFGMFLIMTIADMFRPAMFVSLSVYAKPENRVRALSLVRLSVNLGFAAGPTLGGLIILGIGYQGLFWIDGSTCIIAILIFALFVKEKKKESLAPHEQTPVIIKSKSVFKDKPFWIFQFISFISAMLFFQIFTTLPLFHHEHFGLSEVQTGLLISLNGFLVFLFEMPLVSFMERKQIDRIRIILWGSLLIAVSFYILLLDYWVIILIISIVFITFGEIFVFPFSNAFALSRAPKGHEGRYMALYTMTFSLAHIVSSKIGLEIIGHFGYQINWFIMGTCGFIAFGCCFWLQKILALERQND
- a CDS encoding DUF1684 domain-containing protein, encoding MRTLVILFFLVQVYFGSAQNKFNSASVKKFQKELNAEYADPKTSPLDPEDLATFKTLDFYPINKKFFVKARFVRTENEKSFEMQTSTDRKPMYVKYGEVYFTIDGKKLKLNIYRNIELSKKEEYKDYLFLPFSDLCSGKESYIGGKYIDMKVPKGNTITIDFNTSYNPYCAYSHKYSCPKVPLENDLNIAIKAGVKKFHD
- a CDS encoding TatD family hydrolase, which encodes MEYFNLHTHIYTNQPNILELVNQYPYEFDGSITFYSTGIHPWYIDENRLESDLQIIESKLKESNCLALGECGLDKRIDIPMDLQQSVFEKQLFLAQKYQKPVVIHCVAAFQELIDIIRKENITVPILIHGFSKSEQLAKQLLDNGFYISFGKYLLRNPEIELVFKNIPNDRFFLETDTIDEGIQAVYALAAKYKGVSVEEIQEIIRTNFNKVFKIQF
- a CDS encoding ThiF family adenylyltransferase, which translates into the protein MAEWTERAELLFKKEGLNKLQNAKVLVVGLGGVGSFAAEFLARAGVGTMTIVDGDVVDITNINRQLPALHSTVGQPKVTIVGDRLMDINPELKLTRVQEFLSPERAFEIVSDEFDYVLDCIDSVTPKLNLIIAAKRKRVKIISSMGAGGKMEAAKVKVSDISNTVNCFFSKTIRRRLKEVKIDKLKVVFSSEIQDESSLRMTDGSNFKKSFYGTNSYMPGLFGLYAAETVIRYLLKKE
- a CDS encoding HAD family phosphatase — encoded protein: MIQTVIFDMDGVIVDTEPVHHYAYYKQFDELKIVVPEEMYTSFTGFSTRNTFQTLKEAFQLEHNVEDLIQRKRTIFNDAFDSKEDLDLLEGVKDLIKDLHANGIQLIVASSASKVTIDRVFTRFGLHDYFTHIVSGEDFPKSKPHPAIFEHAASLSIAPKENCIVIEDSTNGVKAAKAAGILCIGYNSLHSKDQDLSEADTIINHFNELSFEKVADIDSKLSNN